In one window of Paracoccus saliphilus DNA:
- the rplC gene encoding 50S ribosomal protein L3, with the protein MLRTGIIAKKLGMTRLFLEDGRQVPVTVLQLDNLQVVDQRTADRDGYTAVQLGAGTAKAKRTTAAMRGHFAKASVAPKRKIAEFRVAEENLIKVGEEITADHYFAGQYVDIAGTSIGKGFAGAMKRHNFRGLEATHGVSISHRSHGSTGQCQDPGKVFKGKKMAGHLGAARVTTQNLQVVRTDAERGLIMVKGSVPGSKGGWVTVKDAVKKVLPENVIFPAALKSAAEEAKRLAEEAAAQAAAEEEEARLAAEAEAAAAEEAALKEAEASIESDKTDGGEAASDDSAPEGDK; encoded by the coding sequence ATGCTACGTACTGGTATTATCGCCAAGAAGCTGGGCATGACCCGGCTGTTCCTCGAGGATGGGCGCCAGGTTCCGGTGACCGTCCTGCAACTGGACAACCTGCAAGTCGTCGACCAGCGTACGGCAGACCGTGACGGCTATACCGCCGTTCAGCTGGGTGCCGGCACTGCCAAGGCCAAGCGGACCACTGCTGCGATGCGCGGTCATTTCGCGAAAGCCTCGGTCGCGCCCAAGCGCAAGATCGCCGAGTTCCGCGTCGCCGAAGAGAACCTGATCAAAGTCGGTGAGGAAATCACGGCTGACCATTACTTCGCCGGTCAGTATGTGGATATCGCCGGCACCTCGATCGGTAAGGGGTTCGCGGGCGCGATGAAGCGGCACAATTTCCGCGGCCTCGAGGCCACGCATGGTGTGTCGATCAGCCACCGTTCGCATGGTTCGACCGGTCAGTGCCAAGACCCCGGCAAGGTGTTCAAGGGCAAGAAAATGGCAGGTCATCTGGGTGCCGCCCGTGTGACCACCCAGAACCTGCAGGTCGTTCGCACCGATGCCGAACGTGGCCTGATCATGGTCAAGGGCTCGGTTCCCGGGTCCAAAGGTGGCTGGGTGACGGTCAAGGACGCGGTCAAGAAGGTTCTGCCCGAAAACGTGATCTTCCCTGCTGCGCTTAAATCGGCCGCTGAAGAGGCCAAGCGCCTGGCCGAGGAAGCCGCCGCACAGGCCGCCGCCGAGGAAGAGGAAGCCCGTCTGGCTGCCGAAGCCGAGGCCGCCGCTGCCGAAGAAGCCGCGCTGAAGGAAGCCGAAGCTTCGATCGAGTCCGACAAGACCGATGGTGGCGAGGCTGCATCTGACGACTCCGCGCCCGAAGGAGACAAGTGA
- the tuf gene encoding elongation factor Tu — protein sequence MAKAKFERNKPHVNIGTIGHVDHGKTTLTAAITKYFGDFRAYDQIDGAPEEKARGITISTAHVEYETENRHYAHVDCPGHADYVKNMITGAAQMDGAILVVNAADGPMPQTREHILLGRQVGIPKIVVYLNKVDQVDDEELLELVEMEVRELLSSYDYPGDDIPIIKGSALAAMEGRDPEIGENSIKELMAAVDDYIPTPERAVDQPFLMPIEDVFSISGRGTVVTGRVERGAVNVGDELEIVGIRDTKKTTCTGVEMFRKLLDRGEAGDNIGALLRGIERDGVERGQVLCKPGSVKPHTKFEAEAYILTKDEGGRHTPFFANYRPQFYFRTTDVTGTVNLPEGTEMVMPGDNLKFEVELIAPIAMEEKLRFAIREGGRTVGAGVVSKIIE from the coding sequence ATGGCAAAGGCAAAGTTTGAACGGAACAAACCGCACGTCAACATCGGGACGATTGGTCACGTTGACCACGGCAAGACGACGCTGACGGCTGCGATCACGAAGTATTTCGGCGATTTCCGCGCCTATGATCAGATTGACGGCGCACCGGAAGAGAAGGCGCGCGGGATCACGATCTCGACGGCGCATGTCGAATACGAGACCGAGAACCGTCACTATGCTCACGTCGACTGCCCCGGCCACGCCGACTACGTGAAGAACATGATCACGGGCGCGGCGCAGATGGACGGCGCGATCCTGGTGGTGAACGCCGCTGACGGCCCGATGCCGCAAACGCGCGAGCACATCCTGCTGGGCCGCCAGGTCGGCATCCCGAAGATCGTGGTTTACCTGAACAAGGTTGACCAGGTCGATGACGAGGAGCTGCTGGAACTGGTCGAGATGGAAGTGCGCGAGCTTCTGTCGAGCTACGACTATCCGGGCGACGATATCCCGATCATCAAGGGCTCGGCCCTGGCTGCGATGGAAGGCCGTGATCCCGAGATCGGTGAGAACTCGATCAAGGAATTGATGGCTGCGGTCGACGACTACATCCCGACGCCTGAGCGCGCCGTGGACCAGCCCTTCCTGATGCCGATCGAGGACGTGTTCTCGATTTCCGGCCGCGGGACGGTTGTGACCGGCCGTGTCGAGCGTGGCGCGGTGAACGTGGGTGACGAACTGGAGATCGTGGGTATCCGCGACACCAAGAAGACCACCTGCACGGGCGTCGAGATGTTCCGCAAGCTGCTGGATCGTGGTGAAGCGGGCGACAATATCGGTGCGCTGCTGCGCGGCATCGAGCGTGACGGCGTTGAGCGCGGTCAGGTTCTGTGCAAGCCGGGTTCGGTGAAGCCGCATACGAAGTTCGAGGCCGAGGCCTATATCCTGACCAAGGACGAGGGTGGCCGTCATACGCCGTTCTTCGCGAACTACCGCCCGCAGTTCTACTTCCGGACGACGGATGTGACCGGGACGGTCAACCTGCCGGAAGGCACCGAGATGGTTATGCCCGGCGACAACCTGAAATTCGAGGTCGAGCTGATCGCGCCGATCGCGATGGAAGAAAAGCTGCGCTTCGCCATCCGCGAAGGCGGCCGCACCGTTGGCGCCGGCGTGGTGTCGAAGATCATCGAATGA
- the rpsJ gene encoding 30S ribosomal protein S10, whose protein sequence is MQSQNIRIRLKAFDYRVLDASTQEIVNTAKRTGATVRGPIPLPNKIEKFTVLRGPHVDKKSRDQWEIRTHKRLLDIVDPTPQTVDALMKLDLAAGVDVEIKV, encoded by the coding sequence ATGCAAAGCCAGAATATCCGCATTCGGTTGAAGGCCTTCGATTACCGCGTGCTGGACGCCAGCACCCAGGAAATCGTCAACACGGCCAAGCGCACCGGTGCGACCGTTCGCGGCCCGATTCCGCTTCCGAACAAAATCGAGAAATTTACCGTCCTGCGTGGTCCGCATGTCGATAAGAAATCGCGCGACCAGTGGGAAATTCGTACGCATAAGCGTCTGCTGGATATTGTCGATCCGACGCCCCAGACCGTTGATGCCCTGATGAAACTCGACCTCGCCGCCGGCGTGGATGTCGAGATCAAGGTGTAA
- the rplD gene encoding 50S ribosomal protein L4 — protein MKLDVIKLDSGKAGSIDLNDEIFGLAPRGDLLQRVVRWQRAKAQAGTHSVLGRSEVSYSTKKIYRQKGTGGARHGSRKAPIFRKGGVYKGPTPRSHAFDLPKKVRALGLKHALSAKATAGELVVIEDLNLADAKTAAVAKAVKENGWKRVLVIDGTEVNEGFARAARNIDGVDILPSMGANVYDILKRDTLVITRAGVEALEARLK, from the coding sequence ATGAAACTCGATGTGATCAAACTGGACTCGGGCAAGGCCGGGTCGATCGATCTGAACGACGAGATCTTCGGGCTGGCGCCGCGTGGCGACCTGCTGCAGCGCGTCGTTCGCTGGCAGCGTGCCAAGGCCCAGGCCGGGACCCATTCGGTCCTGGGACGTTCGGAAGTCAGCTACTCGACCAAGAAGATCTATCGCCAGAAGGGCACCGGTGGCGCACGTCACGGCAGCCGCAAGGCACCGATCTTCCGCAAGGGTGGCGTCTACAAGGGGCCGACCCCGCGCAGCCATGCCTTTGACCTGCCCAAGAAGGTGCGGGCCCTGGGCCTGAAGCACGCGCTGTCGGCGAAAGCCACGGCCGGTGAACTGGTGGTCATCGAGGATCTGAACCTCGCCGATGCCAAAACCGCCGCGGTCGCCAAGGCCGTCAAGGAAAACGGCTGGAAGCGTGTGCTGGTGATCGACGGGACCGAGGTCAACGAGGGCTTCGCCCGCGCCGCGCGCAACATCGATGGCGTGGATATCCTCCCGTCGATGGGCGCCAATGTTTATGACATCCTCAAGCGTGATACCCTGGTCATCACGCGGGCGGGTGTCGAAGCTCTGGAGGCTCGCCTGAAATGA